Proteins from a genomic interval of Gossypium hirsutum isolate 1008001.06 chromosome A09, Gossypium_hirsutum_v2.1, whole genome shotgun sequence:
- the LOC107943113 gene encoding membrane protein PM19L gives MATVGRNAAAPLLFLNLIMYFIVLGFASWCINRFINGQTAHPSMGGNGATGFFLTFSILAAVVGIVSKFAGGHHIRSWRSDSLAAAGSSALIAWALTALAFGFACKHINIGGWRGWRLRILEAFIIILAFTQLLYVLLIHAGVFSSRYGPGYRDSDYGMHAPGDEPGHKTGTAVTGSRV, from the exons ATGGCTACTGTAGGAAGAAACGCAGCAGCTCCTTTGTTGTTCCTTAACCTGATCATGTATTTCATTGTGTTGGGATTTGCTAGTTGGTGTATTAATAGGTTTATCAATGGCCAAACTGCTCATCCAA GTATGGGTGGGAATGGAGCAACAGGTTTCTTTTTAACCTTTTCAATCTTGGCTGCTGTGGTGGGTATAGTATCAAAATTTGCAGGTGGTCATCATATTAGGTCATGGAGAAGTGATAGTTTGGCTGCAGCTGGTTCTTCTGCACTTATTGCTTGGGCTCTAACTGCATTAGCCTTTGG GTTTGCTTGTAAGCATATAAATATAGGAGGATGGAGAGGATGGAGGTTGAGGATACTTGAAGCATTCATAATAATCCTTGCATTCACTCAACTTTTGTATGTGTTGTTGATCCATGCCGGTGTGTTCAGCAGTCGGTACGGACCAGGGTATCGAGATTCCGACTATGGGATGCATGCACCGGGGGATGAACCAGGGCACAAGACCGGCACTGCTGTAACTGGATCTAGGGTCTGA
- the LOC107943109 gene encoding histone-lysine N-methyltransferase family member SUVH9, with protein sequence MGSLVPFQDLNLCPEPPLPATVNISTSAAPSATINRTTTFNFLTPKIEPKQEPFDEPTPTQTIHQEENFLFSVSNSTPDFIPNPETTPPANASSSADDQNALYSEYFRISELFRSAFAKRIQKYGDVEVLDPDSRAIVPVPEQSQLTPETSPTDGSNLERALSVVVSRKKAGRSNELVRVTNLGIDDQRHFRDLVRRTRMMYDSLRVLVISEEEKRTGPGNGRRARGDLRAAAVMRDRELWLNRDKRIVGAIPGIEIGDVFFFRMELCVVGLHGQIQAGIDTLPASQSSSGEPIATSIIISGGYEDDEDSGDSIIYTGQGGQDKFGKQCMHQKLEGGNLALERSMHYGIEVRVIRGLKYENRVSGKVYVYDGLYKILDCWFDVGKSGFGVYKFRLSRIEGQPEMGSSIMKFAESLRTKPLSTRPMGYLTLDISMKKERVPIFLYNDIDNDHDPMYYDYLVNTVFPLNVFGQGSNSTGCDCVSGCTEGCFCAMKNGGDFAYDYGGILLRGKPVIFECGNFCQCPPSCRNRVSQHGLRNRLEIFRSRETGWGVRSLDLIQAGAFICEYAGVVLTRDQAEVFKMNGDTLIYPNRFSERWAEWGDLSRIFPEYVCPSYPSIPPLDFAMDVSRMRNVACYISHSSSPNVLVQCVLYDHNNLMFPHLMLFAMENIPPMRELSIDYGVADEWTGKLSICN encoded by the coding sequence ATGGGTTCTCTTGTGCCTTTCCAAGACCTCAATCTCTGCCCGGAACCACCGCTACCAGCCACCGTGAACATCTCCACCTCCGCCGCACCTAGCGCCACCATCAACAggacaaccaccttcaatttctTAACACCGAAGATTGAACCTAAGCAAGAGCCTTTCGACGAACCAACACCAACACAGACTATTCACCAAGAAGAAAACTTTCTCTTCTCTGTTTCCAATTCTACCCCTGATTTCATCCCTAATCCCGAAACTACCCCTCCGGCTAACGCTTCCTCTTCCGCCGATGACCAAAACGCTCTCTACTCCGAATATTTCCGAATCTCCGAGCTTTTCCGCTCTGCTTTTGCTAAAAGGATACAAAAATACGGCGATGTCGAAGTACTTGACCCGGATTCTCGGGCCATCGTACCCGTACCCGAACAGTCTCAACTAACCCCCGAAACTAGCCCAACCGACGGTTCCAACCTGGAACGAGCTTTATCCGTCGTCGTTTCTCGTAAGAAGGCGGGAAGATCCAATGAGCTGGTTCGGGTTACGAATTTGGGAATCGATGACCAGAGGCATTTTCGTGACCTTGTTCGAAGAACCCGAATGATGTACGATTCCCTCCGCGTTTTAGTCATTTCGGAGGAAGAAAAGAGAACCGGACCGGGAAACGGTCGACGGGCTCGCGGAGATTTGAGGGCAGCTGCCGTCATGAGGGATCGAGAACTGTGGTTGAATCGCGATAAAAGAATAGTGGGTGCAATCCCAGGTATTGAAATTGGTGATGTATTCTTCTTTAGAATGGAGCTTTGTGTGGTGGGGTTACACGGACAAATTCAAGCTGGGATTGATACCTTGCCTGCGAGCCAGAGCTCGAGCGGAGAGCCAATTGCAACTAGCATTATTATTTCCGGTGGGTACGAGGATGATGAAGATTCCGGTGACTCGATAATATATACCGGCCAAGGTGGGCAAGATAAATTTGGAAAGCAATGTATGCATCAGAAGCTTGAAGGAGGGAATTTGGCACTAGAAAGGAGTATGCATTATGGGATTGAGGTAAGAGTGATTAGAGGGCTTAAATATGAGAATCGAGTTTCGGGCAAAGTGTATGTTTATGACGGTTTATATAAGATTCTTGATTGTTGGTTTGATGTGGGAAAGTCAGGGTTTGGGGTTTACAAGTTTAGGCTGTCGAGAATTGAGGGGCAACCTGAGATGGGTAGTTCGATAATGAAGTTTGCTGAGAGTCTTAGGACTAAGCCTTTGTCTACTAGGCCAATGGGGTATTTGACTCTTGATATTTCCATGAAAAAGGAGAGAGTTCCGATCTTTCTTTATAATGATATTGATAATGATCATGATCCTATGTATTATGATTACCTTGTGAACACTGTGTTCCCTCTTAATGTTTTTGGTCAAGGGAGTAATAGTACTGGATGTGATTGTGTTTCGGGGTGCACGGAAGGTTGTTTCTGTGCTATGAAGAATGGGGGTGATTTTGCTTATGATTATGGTGGAATTCTCTTGAGAGGGAAACCGGTGATATTTGAATGTGGAAATTTCTGTCAATGCCCACCATCTTGTCGGAACCGCGTTTCACAACATGGGCTTAGAAACAGATTGGAAATATTTAGGTCAAGGGAAACGGGTTGGGGAGTGAGGTCCTTGGACTTGATACAAGCAGGTGCTTTTATATGTGAATATGCAGGGGTTGTTCTCACAAGGGACCAAGCGGAAGTTTTCAAGATGAACGGTGATACTTTGATTTACCCCAATCGTTTTTCTGAGAGATGGGCCGAATGGGGGGATTTGTCTAGGATATTTCCAGAGTATGTGTGTCCATCATACCCCTCAATCCCACCTTTGGATTTCGCAATGGATGTATCGAGGATGAGGAATGTTGCTTGTTACATTAGCCATAGTTCCAGTCCGAATGTGCTGGTGCAGTGTGTGTTGTATGATCACAACAACTTGATGTTCCCTCACCTTATGCTTTTTGCAATGGAGAATATCCCTCCTATGAGAGAGCTTAGCATAGATTATGGTGTAGCTGACGAATGGACTGGGAAGCTTTCTATCTGTAACTAA
- the LOC107943112 gene encoding ribosomal RNA-processing protein 14: MVKKKERTLNETESSIDLKSLIHENALFFDKLVELIPARFYLPDEKDKPWFQGLSKAEKASAKKQSRENIKKARRDRLDPEKSSKTTLDLLKENIEKEKSGKDSDAEEEEVEVRPIMPDVVDERSVTYEELRERLRKKIEELRGGRNSSGSEKKKNERNDKKGKKRKRDNGAEEKKVDTTANEKDNVEKDVEEAAKELTFSRVKLGDEDKHGKKKRKLSKLKELENAMKLEAAKKDPEKGEVIAKKHSWKAAMDRAAGIKVHDDPKLLKQSIQKEKKRHKKNAEKWSERVETTQKLKVEKQQKRSENIADKIHQKKMRRIAKREKKLLRPGFEGRKEGFINEGSS, encoded by the coding sequence ATGgtgaagaaaaaggaaagaacttTAAATGAGACCGAATCATCAATTGATTTGAAGTCATTGATTCATGAAAATGCTTTGTTCTTTGACAAATTGGTTGAGTTAATCCCTGCTAGGTTTTATTTACCTGATGAAAAGGATAAACCTTGGTTTCAGGGTCTCAGCAAGGCCGAAAAGGCTTCTGCTAAAAAACAATCTAGAGAAAACATTAAGAAAGCTAGGAGAGATAGGTTAGATCCtgagaaatcatcaaaaacaactCTCGATTTGTTGAAAGAGAATATAGAGAAGGAGAAATCGGGTAAAGATAGTGATGCTGAAGAGGAAGAAGTCGAGGTTAGACCTATAATGCCCGATGTAGTTGATGAACGGTCGGTGACTTATGAAGAACTTAGGGAAAGGCTTCGTAAGAAAATCGAAGAGCTTCGGGGTGGTAGAAATAGTTCGGGTtcagagaagaagaagaatgagAGGAATGATAAGAAGGGTAAGAAGCGAAAGAGGGATAACGGAGCTgaagaaaagaaagttgatacaACGGCTAATGAAAAGGATAATGTAGAGAAGGATGTTGAAGAGGCTGCAAAGGAACTTACTTTTAGTCGTGTTAAACTTGGGGACGAAGATAAACAtgggaagaagaagagaaaacttTCAAAGTTAAAGGAGCTTGAAAATGCAATGAAATTAGAAGCAGCTAAGAAAGATCCCGAGAAAGGTGAGGTTATCGCGAAGAAGCATTCATGGAAGGCAGCAATGGATAGAGCTGCCGGGATTAAGGTTCACGATGATCCAAAATTGTTGAAACAAAGTATACAGAAGGAGAAAAAGAGGCATAAGAAGAATGCTGAGAAGTGGAGCGAGAGAGTTGAAACAACCCAGAAGTTGAAAGTGGAGAAACAACAGAAGAGATCGGAGAATATAGCGGACAAGATTCACCAGAAGAAGATGCGACGCATTGCGAAGAGGGAGAAGAAGCTGTTGCGACCTGGGTTTGAAGGTCGCAAAGAGGGTTTTATTAATGAAGGGTCAAGTTAA
- the LOC107943105 gene encoding uncharacterized protein produces MRIAMQPLELIKRVKEIQREAYTEPETIQPKDAKQTAAVDLSKRLQDFRSLNDASSLKALEEWRKRKMERARQREMEKNGTLVTKE; encoded by the exons ATGCGCATTGCTATGCAACCTTTGGAACTGATAAAAAGA GTTAAGGAGATTCAGCGAGAGGCATATACCGAACCCGAAACAATTCAACCGAAAGATGCGAAACAGACCGCCGCAGTCGATCTTTCCAAAAGACTACAAGACTTCCGTTCCCTAAATGATGCTTCTAGCTTGAAAG CTCTAGAAGAATGGCGGAAAAGGAAGATGGAACGAGCTAGACAAAGGGAGATGGAGAAAAATGGAACACTAGTTaccaaagaataa